A region from the Kryptolebias marmoratus isolate JLee-2015 linkage group LG9, ASM164957v2, whole genome shotgun sequence genome encodes:
- the rapgef2 gene encoding rap guanine nucleotide exchange factor 2 isoform X10 — protein sequence MKPLAAADSNGVPSQQDKTPLPADFSRLHLADGLHPQVTHVSSSHSGCSITSDSGSSSLSDIYQATENEPGDMDLSGLPETAVDSEEDDDEEDIERASDPLMSRDIVRDCLEKDPMDRTDDDIEQLLEFMHQLPAFANMTMSVRRELCAVMVFAVVERAGTIVLNDGEELDSWSVILNGSVEVTYPDGRTEILCMGNSFGVSPTMEKEYMKGVMKTKVDDCQFVCIAQQDYCCILNQVEKNMQKVEEEGEIVMVKEHRELDRTGTRKGHIVIKGTPERLTMHLVEEHSVVDPTYIEDFLLTYRTFLSSPMVVGKKLLEWFHDPSLRDKVTRVVLLWVNNHFNDFEGDPAMTHFLEEFENNLEKEKMCGHLRLLNIACAAKAKPRLVTLTKPSRDSPLAFSLLGGQEKGFSIFINAVEPGSKAAEAGLKRGDQILEVNGQNFENVQLCKANEILKNNTHLSITVKTNLLVFKELLTRPEHEHDLDVDEDHDRKNGAPHLPKIGDIKKASRYSIPDLAVDVEQVMGLEKASKKAKTNTVGGRNKLKKIFDKTLTSILPPKPYNDVCVGQSQDDSIVGMKQSKQIPPALPVSGNLSSSNPDLLQSHHRILDFNNQPDMSDQVLRVFKADQQSRYIMIGKDTTAKEVVVQAIREFALTAAAEAYSLCEVSVTPEGVIKQRRLPDQLSKLADRIQLSGRYYLKSNMETETLCSDEDAQDLLREGQISLLQLSTVEVATQLSMRAFELFCAIEPTEYIDDLFKLRSKVGSVSLKRFEESINHETFWVATEVVREPNQLKRMKIVKHFIKIALHCRECKNFNSMFAIISGLNLAPVSRLRGTWEKLPSKYEKLFGDLQDLFDPSRNMAKYRNVLNNQNLQPPIIPLFPVIKKDLTFLHEGNDSKVDGLVNFEKLRMIAKEIRHVGRMASVNMDPALMFRTRKKKWRSLGSLSQGSANAAVLDVSQTGGHKKRVRRSSFLNAKKLYEDAQMARKVKQYLSNLSLETNEESLQTLSLQCEPSISTLPKNAGGKRPDTSPVVSRAASQQRGQLGKGNQALQVPAVALYPSRKRVPVKDLPPFGTSSPQSLKKILSLSEEGSDRHRRQPEDTVSNASSQLSSPPTSPQSSPKKGYSRSGDAYSDSGHSEISSRSSLVSNSSFDMAQEERRLRHSGGVCDSHMGGPRLERRATTDPDQYSLGSYSSMQDCRGIYAGCPTVLSSPSSEELTQDQGDRVSLDAADSGRGSWTSCSSGSHDNIQTMQQGRSWETLSFGGGSGGLPSGQEALMGGPAALWAAQARGSWASASSSSSSAAYWGEDSEGDTGTIKRRGGKDVNADPETSSITSTGSEEAKQLGRPSPSPITAGARKEGRFREPPPTPPGYTALTISDITDGQHPPSSTPTPTATHSSRRPPDYTTALQRSRMVTQSPDSHQAHQAAKHRAGGLHRTRSPAEDQEPEEEEEGESLSSKLVAQHTPRTPRP from the exons ctccCTGCAGACTTCAGCAGACTTCACCTGGCCGACGGCTTACACCCACAGGTGACCCACGTCTCCTCCAGCCACTCAGGATGTAGTATCACCAGCGACTCTGGAAGCAGCAGCCTGTCAGACATTTACCAG GCCACAGAGAACGAGCCAGGTGACATGGACCTGAGCGGCCTGCCGGAGACCGCGGTCGACTCCGAGGAAGACGACGATGAGGAGGACATCGAGCGAGCGTCGGACCCCCTCATGAGCCGGGACATTGTGCGGGACTGTCTGGAGAAGGACCCCATGGACAGGACGGATGATGACATTG AGCAATTACTGGAGTTCATGCATCAGCTGCCAGCGTTTGCCAACATGACCATGTCGGTGAGGAGGGAACTCTGCGCCGTAATGGTCTTCGCTGTGGTCGAACGCGCCGGCACCATCGTTCTCAACGATGGAGAGGAG CTGGACTCATGGTCGGTGATCTTAAACGGCTCCGTGGAGGTGACGTACCCCGACGGCCGGACGGAGATCCTGTGTATGGGGAATAGTTTCGGGGTGTCACCAACCATGGAGAAGGAGTACATGAAAGGTGTCATGAAGACCAAGGTGGACGACTGCCAG tttgtgtgtatAGCCCAGCAGGACTACTGCTGCATCCTCAACCAGGTGGAGAAGAATATGCAGAAGgtagaggaggaaggagagatCGTTATGGTGAAGGAACACCGTGAACTGGACCGGACCGGCACCAGGAAAGGACACATCGTCATCAAG GGCACACCAGAGCGCCTCACCATGCACCTGGTGGAGGAGCACTCAGTCGTGGACCCTACCTACATCGAGGACTTCCTGTTGACCTACAGGACCTTCCTCTCCAGCCCCATGGTCGTGGGCAAAAAGCTCCTGGAGTGGTTTCACGACCCCAGTCTCAGGGACAAG GTTACACGGGTAGTCTTGCTGTGGGTAAACAATCACTTCAATGACTTTGAGGGAGACCCCGCCATGACTCACTTTCTGGAGGAGTTTGAAAACAACCTGGAGAAAGAA AAAATGTGTGGGCACCTCAGACTGTTAAATATAGCGTGTGCTGCTAAAGCCAAGCCGCGGCTGGTGACGCTGACCAAGCCGTCCAGGGACTCTCCTCTGGCCTTCAGCCTCCTCGGAGGGCAGGAAAAAGGTTTCTCCATCTTCATCAATGCCGTGGAGCCAGGCAGCAAGGCAGCAGAAGCCGGCCTTAAGCGTGGAGATCAG ATCTTGGAGGTCAATGGGCAGAACTTTGAAAATGTCCAGCTCTGCAAAGCCAACGAGATTCTTAAGAACAACACCCACTTGTCTATAACTGTGAAGACAAATCTTTTAG TGTTCAAGGAGCTGCTAACGCGGCCAGAACACGAGCACGACTTGGACGTGGATGAGGACCATGACAGGAAGAACGGGGCGCCCCACCTGCCGAAGATCGGGGACATCAAGAAGGCCAGCCGCTACTCCATACCGGACCTGGCGGTGGACGTGGAGCAGGTCATGGGCCTGGAGAAAGCCAGCAAGAAGGCCAAGACCAACACAGTCGGAGGGcgcaacaaactgaaaaagatCTTCGACAAGACGCTCACCAGCATCCTGCCCCCCAAACCTTACAA TGACGTTTGCGTAGGCCAATCACAGGATGACAGCATCGTCGGGATGAAGCAGTCCAAACAGATCCCACCGGCTCTGCCGGTCAGTGGAAACCTCTCCTCGTCGAATCCAGACCTCCTGCAGTCGCACCACCGCATCCTCGACTTCAACAACCAGCCTG ATATGTCGGACCAGGTGTTACGGGTCTTCAAAGCGGACCAGCAGTCTCGATACATCATGATCGGGAAAGACACGACGGCCAAAGAGGTGGTGGTCCAGGCCATCAGGGAGTTCGCCCtgacggcggcggcggaggcGTATTCCTTATGTGAGGTGTCCGTCACGCCGGAGGGCGTCATCAAACAGAGGCGGTTACCTGATCAGCTTTCTAAGCTGGCTGACAGGATTCAGCTGAGCGGCAG ATACTACCTAAAGAGCAACATGGAGACGGAGACGTTATGCTCAGACGAGGACGCCCAGGACCTCCTCCGAGAAGGCCAGATctcgctgctgcagctcagcacCGTGGAGGTGGCCACCCAGCTCTCCATGAGAGCGTTCGAACTTTTCTGCGCCATCGAGCCCACCGAATACATCGACGACCTGTTCAAGCTGCGCTCCAAGGTCGGCTCTGTCAGCCTGAAGCGCTTCGAGGAGTCCATCAACCACGAAACCTTCTGGGTGGCGACCGAGGTGGTGCGGGAGCCCAACCAGCTGAAGCGCATGAAGATCGTCAAGCACTTCATCAAGATCGCGCTGCACTGTCGGGAGTGCAAGAACTTCAACTCCATGTTCGCCATCATCAG CGGTCTGAACTTGGCTCCAGTCTCCAGACTGAGGGGCACGTGGGAGAAGTTACCCAGCAAGTACGAGAAGCTGTTCGGGGACCTGCAGGACCTCTTTGACCCGTCTAGAAATATGGCGAAGTACAGGAACGTTCTCAACAACCAGAACCTCCAGCCACCAATCATCCCCCTGTTCCCCGTCATCAAGAAGGACCTCACCTTCCTTCACGAAG GCAATGACTCCAAAGTGGACGGCCTGGTGAACTTTGAGAAGCTTCGGATGATTGCCAAAGAAATCCGCCATGTTGGGCGCATGGCGTCCGTCAACATGGACCCCGCCCTGATGTTTCGCACCCG GAAGAAGAAATGGAGAAGTTTAGG GTCTCTAAGTCAGGGCAGCGCCAATGCGGCCGTGCTGGACGTCAGCCAGACGGGCGGCCACAAGAAGCGGGTGCGGCGCAGCTCCTTCCTCAACGCCAAGAAGCTTTACGAGGACGCCCAGATGGCCAGGAAGGTGAAGCAGTACCTGTCCAACCTGAGCCTGGAAACGAACGAGGAGAGCCTGCAGACGCTGTCGCTGCAGTGCGAGCCCTCCATCAGTACAT TGCCCAAGAACGCCGGTGGGAAACGACCAGACACTTCCCCGGTTGTGTCCAGAGCTGCGAGTCAGCAACGAGGCCAGCTGGGCAAAGGAAACCAGGCGCTGCAGGTTCCTGCTGTGGCCCTCTACCCGTCCCGGAAGAGAGTCCCGGTCAAGGATCTGCCGCCTTTTG GCACGAGTTCGCCCCAGTCTCTGAAAAAGATCCTGTCTCTGTCTGAGGAGGGGAGCGACAGACACCGGAGACAGCCGGAGGACACGGTGTCCAACGCCTCCTCCCAGCTCTCCTCCCCTCCCACCTCCCCACAGAGCTCTCCCAAGAAGG GTTACAGCCGGAGCGGCGACGCCTACTCGGACTCCGGCCACAGCGAGATCTCCTCTCGCTCCAGTCTCGTCAGTAACTCGTCTTTCGACATGGcccaggaggagaggaggctcCGTCACTCTGGGGGAGTCTGTGACTCCCACATGGGGGGGCCTCGGCTGGAAAGAAGAGCCACGACGGACCCGGACCAGTACAGCCTGGG GTCGTACTCATCGATGCAGGACTGTCGAGGGATTTACGCCGGCTGCCCCACGGTTCTGTCCTCTCCCAGTTCAGAGGAACTGACCCAGGATCAGGGCGATCGCGTGTCCCTGGACGCTGCAGACAGCGGGCGCGGCTCCTGGACTTCCTGCTCCTCTGGTTCCCACGACAACATCCAGACCATGCAGCAGGGACGCAGCTGGGAGACTCTGTCCTTCGGAGGGGGGAGCGGGGGGCTCCCTTCGGGACAGGAGGCCTTAATGGGGGGTCCTGCTGCTCTGTGGGCAGCGCAGGCCCGGGGCAGCTGGGCCTCGGCCagttcctcctcatcctcagcgGCGTACTGGGGGGAGGACTCGGAGGGAGACACCGGCACGAttaagaggagaggagggaaggACGTCAACGCCGACCCGGAGACGAGTAGCATCACATCCACCGGGTCGGAGGAGGCCAAGCAGCTGGGCCGGCCGTCTCCGTCACCCATCACTGCTGGGG CTCGAAAGGAGGGCCGTTTCCGCGAGCCCCCGCCGACCCCGCCCGGCTACACCGCCCTGACCATCTCTGACATCACGGACGGGCAGCACCCGCCTTCGTCCACCCCCACGCCCACAGCGACCCACTCGAGCCGCCGGCCGCCGGACTACACCACGGCCCTGCAGCGCTCGCGCATGGTCACCCAGTCGCCCGACTCCCACCAGGCCCACCAGGCGGCCAAGCACCGGGCGGGGGGCCTCCACCGCACCCGCTCCCCGGCCGAGGACCAGGAGcccgaggaggaagaggagggtgagTCCTTGTCCTCCAAACTAGTGGCTCAGCACACGCCTCGGACTCCCCGACCGTGA